Below is a genomic region from Pseudarthrobacter sulfonivorans.
CTGCCCCCGGGCCAGTCACCGGGGAGGGTCAACTGCCGCGTGGACACCCCGGCGAACGGCGCGAGCCGCCGGGCCGCAAGCTCGAGCGCGGTGCTGCTGGCATCCACGGCAAGGAGGCGGGTGCATCTGGTGGCCAATTCGGCGGTCAAAGTTCCGATGGAGCAGCCGATTTCCAGGCCCGACAGGTAGTTCTCCTGGGGCAGCGAGGCGAGGGTGAGGGCGCGCTTGCGCCGCTCGTACCAGCTGGTGGTGTACTCCCAAGGGTCTTCGGACTTCGAGTGCACGGCGTCGAAAATCCGCTGCGCGTCCGCGCTGGTGTGGGGAAGGGCTTGAACCGCATGAACCGCGGGCGGCGTCCAGGCAAATGTCTCAAAAGCGCGCCTGAAATGTTGCAGCAGCCCCTCGCCGAGGAGCACCTCGTCCCCGGCCAGCCCGGACAGCGGACGTATCTGGCTCGTGTGTGAGTCCATGGCGGACCTCTTTGCCGCCTGCTGATCAGCACCCAGCGGAACGCGCGCCCAGGACCGCCAGGCAGGGTCCTCCGGGGAGGCCCACAGCCAGTACCAGATGGGATACTCCAGCAGGGCGTGCCCACCTTCGCCGGCGACGTCGGCGGCCACCGCACCAAGGGCGTTGTGGTCCGCATGGCCGTCGTCTCGGTACGGGGCCACAATTGCCAGCTGCTGCGGTGGACCGGGGAGCCGGCCGATGGCCTCCCGCAGCCGGGCGGCGATTTCCGGCGTCAGTTCTTGCAGGCCCCGGTCCGGCAGCCCGAGGAAACGCCAGCGTCCGGCCAACCCCAGGACTCCCATCGCTGCCGCAAACTCCTCAAGCCGGACGGCGGCGAGCTGTTCAGGCGTGGTTGTCGCCGAGTCCGGGTGCGAACCCTCCCCCGCCGTGCACAGCAGCACCTCGACGTCGGCGCCCAGCGAGTGCAGCAGCGCCAGCAGGCCCCCGGCGCCCAGGGTCTCGTCGTCGGGGTGTGCCGCCAGCACCACGAACCGCATGGCAGCCAATTCGTGCTGGCCCAACGGCAACTCAGCCATAGCTGCGAGCCCGCTCGCCGCCCAACGGGCCTCGTCAGTCCCCTGGTCCGTGTGCGAGAAAGTCACCACCGGTGTTCCCCCTTCAGCGTCAGCTTTCCCAGCTGCGCATCGTCCCGCATGGCATGGTGCTGGCGCACGTACAGCGCCAGGTCCGCCATGCGCTTGGCATACGGTTCGTCGAACGCCAGCGGCGCCGGTCCCCGGCTCCGGCTGACAAGGGACAGGACACGCTCGACGGCGGCCGCTACAGTTCCGCGAACGCGTAACGCTTCGCTCCACGCGCTCCGGTCCGCCACTGGGTGCGCCCCTGGCTCCCGCGCGTCTTCCCCGGCGGACAGGCCGCCGTCGTTGGACAGCTGGCCGCCGTCAATGAGAGCTGCCGTTCGCGCCAGGTACTGGAGTGCGGCGGTGAGGATCCTGTCTGTCTCGCCCAGGGCAGCCAGCGCGATCTGGTCAGGTTCGCGGCCGGACTGAGCGGCGGCGGCCAAAGAGCTCTTGTAGTCCCGCGCCACGCCCACGGCGCCCCCGAGCCAGCAGGCAGCGACGCCCATGCCACCCCAGGCAAAACCTGGCCTGCTGAAATACCAGCCGTCGCTGCCAAGCTGCTGTGCGGGCACCTGACTGAAATGGACCGTCCCGCTGGGAATCTCGCGCAACCCGCGCGCCACCCACGCCGGCTCCTCACACGTCACTCCCGGATGCCGGAGGTCCACTGCAAAGGCAGCCCGGCCTCCGGTTTCGGTGTGGGCAGTGATGACGGCCCGGTCCAGGAGGGGCGCCAGTGAACACCACGGCTTGGAACCGCTCAGCAGAATTCCGGCGTCGCCGGTCTTGGCCTCGAGTCGGAGTCCCGGGCCCTCCGCGGCAAACACTCCCCACGCGCCCGCGCTATCGGCGGGAACAGCGCCCGCCGGAACATGGCCCGCTGGATCAAGGCCCACCTGGGAAAGGATCGCAAGCGCATCCACATGCGGTTCAAATACGCGGCCTGCGGCAACGTCCACCGCCGCGACGGAAGCGAGCAGTTCCCAGAGACGGGCAGTATGGCCGCCCCCTGGCGGCGGCCAGTTGCCTCCCGCGTCCCGGGCCAACGACAGCAGCGCGGGGACGTCCCCTGCCGCGGAGGCCACGGAGTCGAGCAGGGGAACGGTCCAAGCCAGTTCCGTTTGAGTTGAGACCATGCGGACGGGCTGGTGGGATGATGCAGACATTCTGTCGTTTCTCCGGCCCGGCCTACTTTGCCGCCGGTTCTGTGACGGCGGCGGACGGCGTCATGGTTTCCGCGTTGACCATCCACGCGAGCTGTTCCAGGCGTTCGATGCCGGCATGCAGCAGGTCGGCGCTGGTGGGATCGTCTTCATCCACCTCATCGTGGACATCCCGCATCGTCAGCACTGTCCGTTCGAGCCTGGCAGTGATCAGTTTGACGGCGTCCTTCGTGGAAATCAGCCCGCCGGTGAGCTCAGCAAGACGCGTGTCTGCGGCTACGGTGTGGCTCCGTCCGTCGGGCAGGGCGTGCAGGGCCCGCATCCGCTCCGCCGTCTGGTCGGCAAACAGCCGGACACTGGCGATGATCTCGTCGAGCTGCAGATGAAGGTCGCGGAAGTTGGTGCCCACTATGTTCCAGTGGGCCTGCTTGGCCTGGAGATGCAGCTCAATCAGGTCCGTGAGGACCATCTGAAGATTGCTGGCAAGGGTGGGTGACGCTTTCATCGTGTTCCTCCACTGCAGGCGGTTCCGGACGGGCATCGGCCGGACAGTCATTCTAAGCATACTTAGCAATACTCGGGATGAACGGATGCGGTCAGCGGCCAGGACTCAGTGGTCAGAGGCAGCTGACCGGGTCAGCGGCTTGCGGTTAGATGCTTGCGGTTAGATGCTTGCGGTCAGCAACTCAGCGGACGCGCGCCAAGGCGAACCCGTCCCAGCCTTTGGACCCAACCGTCTGGATCACGGTGCCATCGAGCTGCGGATGTTGGCCCATCAGTTCCAAAGCGCTGATGATCCCGGGGGCGTTGACCTGGTCGATGGAAGGATCCAGCACGGCGCCCTCCCAGACGGCGTTGTCCAGGACCACCACGGTTCCCGGCCTGCCCAGGCGCACGGCCCACTCGAGGTACGCTGCGTCGTTTTCCTTGTCCGCATCGATGAACACGAAGTCGAACGGCTCCTGGCCCTCCGACTGCAGCGCGGCCAGGGTGTCCAGGGCAGCGCCCACCCGGACCTCCACTTTGTCCGCCAGGCCCGCCGCCTCCACATTCGCTCTGGCGATGTCCGCATGTTTGGCGAGGTATTCGCACGTCACCAGCCGGCCGCCGTCGGGCAGTCCCTGCGCCATCCAGATGGTGCTGAACCCTGCGAGCGTGCCGATCTCCAGCACCCGGCGGGCGCCGGACAGCTGGACCAGGAGCTTGAGCAGCTTGCCGGCGTTGGGCGTCACTTCGATGGGCGGCATCCCGGCGTCGACGGCGGAGCGCACGGCCTGTACAAGCGCAGTGTCTGGGTGCACCACGGTGGTTGTGAGAAAGTCTTCCACTGCCACCCACCCCGGCTGGGTCTTGTGCTCAAACATGGCCACAGTCTGGCACGCAGGGACGCGACGGTCTAGGACACGGCGCAGGAACCAGCCCACAAACCGGCTCAGGCACCGGACGGGAAGCGTCACGCGGAGCAGGCTTTTGGTGTGGCCCAGGCGTCACATCCTTGAACTGACGCGGGCGCGGAGACCCGCCGGCGCCAAAAGAATGCCTGGCGTGACGGGAATTAGGAACCGTCCGAGAGTGCCCCTTCGAGGCGGTCCACCTTGGCGCTGAGCTCGCCCTCATAACCGGGCCGGATGTCTGCCTTGATGACCAGTGAGACACGGCTGCCAAACTTGCCCACGGCCTCGGTGGCGCGCTTTACGACGTCGAACACGTCGTCCCATTCGCCCTCGATGGTGGTGAACATTGAGTCCGTCTGGTTGGGCAGGCCCGACTCCCGGACGATCCGCACGGCGGCCGCAACGGCGTCGTGCACTGACGCGTCGGTGGGACGCGATCCCCCTGCGGGCGTACCGGACGGGGCGACTGAAAATGCAAGCAACATAGGGCAAGTCTGCCATGTGGCCCCACCCGAAACGGGTCTGGTGAGGCCGGCGAAGCGTCACATACGTTGCTACCCTCCGGTAACCATGAAGGCTGCCTGCGGCATTGCTAACCTGAACGAATGAGCATTGCTGTCGTCCGCAAGCCACTACGCGCAGACGCTGCCCGGAACGTGGACAAGATCATCCTGGCCGCGCGCCAGTGCTTCCGTGAGCATGGGCCCGAGGTTCCCCTCCAGACCATCGCACTGACGGCAGGCGTTGGCCCGGCCACCCTGTTCCGGAACTTCGCCGACAAGGAGGAGCTGGTCCTGGCCGCCCTCAACCGGCAGCTCCGGGAGTCGGTGGACCCTGTCATGGCGGACGCGTTGGCGGACATCGACGCAACTGCGGGACTGCTGCGCGTCCTCGAGGCCATCATGGCCGCGGCCAGTGCTGATGCCAACCTGCTGGGCGCCGTTGCGGGCCGCCGCGAACTCCTCACCGGCATCACCGGCTCGCTGATGGATTCCATGAGTGTCCTGCTGGGCCGCGGCCAAGGTCAAGGCACCCTGCGTGCGGATATTTCCATGACTGACATGTTCCGCCTGCTCGCCATGCTGATCGGCGTCGTGGACACCATGGAGCCCGGTTCCGACGCCTGGCGCCGCCCGCTGGCACTGATCGAGGACGCCATCCGCACTGAACGGCCCCACCGCCCGTTGCCCGCGCATGTGCCGCTGCCCGCCCCGCAGCTACAGGGTCCACAGTTCACCTGACACCCGCGCCCTCCCGCCGGACCACCACCACGGCCGCCCCATTGTTGGTGTCCAAACGTTGGATTAGACTCAGGTAAGGTTACGCAGCCAGCCTCTGAATCTTCTGAGGGAGTATGAGTGAAACACCTCCAGCGCAGCCAGTCCAACGCCATCGTCCGCCGATGAACCAGACACACTTGTCCCGGGTTATCCACGACCCCCGCGGCCCCGAGGAGATCCTGCCGTCGCTGGCGGCGGAGGATCTGGCCAATCTGCTGGACGCCCTCTATCAAAACCTCGACACTCCCACCCCGGTGTTCGGTGCGCAGGTGTGGTACGAGCTGGCCGTCGAGGAAAGCGCCCGCCGGACCGGGTCGCCAGAGGATGAACAAACGGCCTAACCGGCCTACGGCCCGGACCGAGAGGGTGGCACTGCCGGGCTGACGATGAACCCAATCAGCCGGCGTCGCCCCCGGGGTTCCTTTGTTGAGGTTTGGTTTCTTCGGGCGTGTTCTCCTGCGGCCCGGCGCTGCCTTTCTCCTCCGCCGTGGGAGGCTCCTGGCCGTGCTTGTGAGGCTCATGATCGTAGTGATGGGGCACGTGCTCCTTGGCCTCCAACAGGTGCTGCTGCAGCTTCTCCTCCGCATCGCGGCGGCGCCGGGAAGTATCCCGCAGTTCCCGCGTCGATTCGGAGACAGTGGTGTCATAGACCGGCCGTGGCTTCGGGTCCGAAGCCTGGGGGTTGTCGGTTCCGCTATCCGGATCCGGGGTGTTGGGCTCTGGCTGTTCGTTCATCTTGTGTGACTCCTTTAGGCCGTAGCGACAGCCTCACGCCGATACACCGGCCGGCCATCAATCGTCCGGTTCCGTTTCCCGGTTTCGGAGTTCGGCCCGTACCGCCGCGTGCAGGGCGGCGATGTTTGCTTCCTGGCTGACGTCCAGCGCCAGTCTCATCCGCTCGGACAGTACGTCCAGGTCCTCCGGCGGCAGGTCTGCCAGGGACCGGAACCGGGTAAAGAAGCGCTTGACCGGAAGCCCGGCGCGCCAACCGTCACGTGCTGGACGGCGGGTTTTGCCGGGTCTCGCACCGGCTGGGTGCAGCCTTATTTCCATGGTCAGCGCTCTCATGAGAGTCCACGGCCAACTGCATAGCCAGGCCCATGCTATAACGCATATGAGCCGCACCACCAGTGTTCCGGCGTCGGTTTCACCTGGCGGTCAGTTCCATCCGATGAGCCGCAGCAGGGCTGCGGCACCGGCTCCCACCACCACCACCAGCAGGAAGGGCGCCCGGAAAGCCAACGCGACGGCGGCGGCGGCGAGGGCTCCCAGCCGCGCGTCGGCGGCCAGCGTCTGGCCGGACGCCACAGTGTTGACAATGGTCAGGGATGCCAGAAGTCCGATGGTCAAGGTGCCGGCAATACGCGACATCCGGGGGTCCTTCAGCAGCTTTGCCGGGACGAAATAGCCCACCAGCTTCCACGCGTAGGCAAGGACGCACGCCAGCAACAACCAGAACCAGAGATTCATGCGCCCGCCTGCCCCGTCTGCCCGTGGCCGTCCCCGTGGCTGTCCCTCTGATTGTCCAGGTGCGCGTCCCGGTTTTTGTCCCTGCGCCCGTGGTGCTCGTCGTACGGATCCACGTCCGGCTCCAGGCCTTCGTCACTGCGTCCGTGGCTGAACCAGCCGATCAGTGCAGCCACCACGGCGGCGATCAGGATGGGCACGCCTGCGGGAACGAACGGCACGGCTACAACCGTGGCGAGTGCGCACACCACGGCAATCGCCGCCGGTTCCCGCCCCTTGAGCCGCGGCCACAGCAGGGCCAGGAATGCGGCCACTGCCGCACCGTCCAGGCCCCACTGTTTGGGATCACCCAATCCGCTTCCGGCGAGGGCCCCCACGGCGGTGAAAAGGTTCCAGAGTACGTAGATGCCAATGCCGGCCGTCCAGAAACCACGGCGTTGCTCGTCGGGGTCGGTCTGCCCGCTGCTGGTGGCGGTCGACTCGTCAATGGTGACTTGTGCGGCAACATACTTCCGCCAGCCCGTCGGATGCAGGAGGGCGTTGAGCTGCATGCCGTAGATGCCGTTCCGCATGCCCAGCAACGTGGCTGCGCTCATGGCGGCAATTCCGGAGCCTCCGCCCGCCACCACACCGATGAACGCGAACTGGGAACCGCCGCTGAAAAGCAGCAGGCTGAGCGCCATGGTCTGCCAGAAATCAAGTCCTGAGGTGACTGACAGCGCGCCGAAAGACACTCCGTAGAGGCCGGTGGCAATGCTGATCGAGATTCCCACGCGCACGGCGGGCGAGGCGAGCAGCTTCACCGCCGTCGTCCCGGGTTCCGCAGGCTCCAAGCCCACAGGATGAGCGGCAGCTGAAGCGGAAACCGGACGGTATGTACCTTGCGCTGCGTCGGGGACCCGGCGGAGCCATAGGCGCGGCGAAGTGCGTCCACGTGGCCGGCCAGGAATACCGTGAACATTCCAGTCACGGCGGTGGCGGTAGCCCGCCGTGTCACCGGGATCAGGAGGCCGACGGCGGCACCCGCCTCCAGCAGTCCGCTCACCGCGATCCATTCCTCCCGTGACATCACCGCCAGGGGCCGCCTACCGCCGTCGGGCGCTGGCACTTCGCGCCCCTCCGGCGACTCGCCGCCGGCACCTGGAGTCTCGCGGCACAGATAATCCGGGACCACCTGTTCGAAGAACCGTGGCTCGCGGAAGTGCTTCATGGCGCTGGTCATCAGCAGCGCGCTCATGGCCGCCGCGGAGACTGTTTGGGTGGCCCGGGCGGACCAGCGAAAAGGCATGGGTCCACTCAATCACAGCGCCGCCCCGGGGGCTAAACAGCAGCGGCTGAACAGCAAACGACTGAACAGCAGCGGCTCAGGACGGCAGCTGGACCTGTTGCCCGCTCGATTGCAGCTGCGCCAGCACCCTGGCCGGTTTGTTCGTGGTGATCTCGTGGATTCCCAGCCCTTGGCAGAGCGCCACATCCCGCTCCGAATCAACGGTCCACACGCGGAAGCGGCGGCCGGACTCCAGCCAGCGCTGCACGGTCCGGGCGTGCTCGCGGACGTACATGATTCCGGGCCCCGCGAGTCCCACGTCGCACTCGTCCAGGATGCGTTCGCCTTCCAGCTGCGCCGCCTTCATCAGGTTGGCGATGGCGCCGCCAGCCAGGGGGCCGAGGCTCAGTTCGTCGCGGAGTTCGTCGACGTCGATGTCGTCCACCAGTTGGCAGAGGAATTCGGCCGGCACACTCCGGAGCAGGTGCTTCACCGAATCCGGGCTGAAGCTCATGAACGTCACCTGGATGTTGTCCACCGAGGAAGTTCCGGCGTCCCAGCCTTCGCCCCGGAGCACGTCCAGCACACGGTCTTCCAGTTTCAGCTGGTAAGGACTGGGATGCTTGAGCTCGATTGCCAGGCCGATCGGCCGGCCGGCGCCGCGCAGGATGTCCAGGAGTTGAGGGAGCGTGAGGAACTGCTCTGACTTTGCGCCGTATTCCTCCGGGATCCGGGCGCCTTTCCAGGACGAGAAGTCCAGCAGCCGCAACTCCGCCAGTGTTCGGTCAGCAACAGGTCCGGTTCCGTCCGAGGTCCGGTCCAGGTTGGCGTCATGGAGCAGCACGGCGTGCTGGTCCCGCGTCAAGTGGACGTCGCACTCCACCCCGTCCGCGCCGTCCGCAATGGCCTGGAGGTAAGCGGCGCGCGTGTGTTCGGCAAATGCCGCGCTGGCGCCCCGGTGGGCAAACACCAGCGGCCGTTCCGGCTCAGGCTCCTCGAATGTCATGAGGACACGCTAGCGGACGCGGCCCGGGGGAGCGGGGCTAGGCTGGGCACATGCAGGTGAACTCTCAGCCAACTACCCGCCAGGACCCGCCCCGGCCCGCAGGTCCGGCGCCGCGGCCACCGAAGGCGGGCGCCGCCGTCGTCGGTCATCAACTCAGTGCCGGGGACGCTGAAAAGGCGGCAGCGCTGCGGAAAATGAAGCTGGTGGCACTGGGACTCCTCATTGCCATGGCCGTCATTTTTGTGTTCGCGTTCGCGCTGCAGAAGGAGTATCCGTGGCTGCAGTACGTCCGCGCCGCGGCTGAGGGCGGCATGGTGGGCGCGCTGGCCGACTGGTTCGCCGTGACCGCGCTGTTCAAGTACCCCATGGGCATCAAGATCCCGCACACCGCCATTATCCCGCGCCGCAAGGACCAGATCGGGGCGTCGCTGGGCGAGTTTGTGGAGACCAACTTCCTGTCCGAGCAGGTGGTCCAGGAGAAGCTCGCTTCGGTGGACGTGGCGCGGAAGGCCGGCCAATGGCTCGCCGGTCCGGGCGGCGCCGAGCGCGTGGCGAAGGAGGGTGCCGCCGTTATCCGCGGTGCGTTCAAGGTATTGAACGACGACGACGTCCAGGCGGTCATCGAGGGAATGGTGCGTAAGCACTTGCTGGCTCCGCCGTGGGGACCGCCGGTGGGCAGGATGGCGGAACGGATTTTTGCCGAAGGGCACCACCATAAGCTCGTGGACCTGCTGGTTGACCGCGCCGCGGACTGGGTGGACGACAATCACGAAACCGTCAGCCGGCTGGTCTCGGACCGGTCCCCCACCTGGGTCCCGCAGTTTGTGGACGGGCTGGTGGGCGACAAGGTGTACGTGGAGATCCTCAAGTTCACGCGCGCCGTCCAGTCCGATCCGAACCACCAGGTCCGGCAGCAAATCGACAAGTACCTGAACGACCTCGCGCAGGACCTTCAGCATGATCCCGCGATGATCGCCCGGGCCGAGGACATCAAGGCACAGGTTCTGGGAGATCCAGAGGTCCGCGAGCTGGCCTCCCGCACCTGGGGAACCGTGAAGAGCGCCCTGTTGTCTGCGGTGGATGATCCGGACAGTGAACTGACGGTTCGCTTCAAGGCGGCGGTGCGCGATTTCGGCTCACGCCTGGTGAACGACGCCGAACTGGCCGGCAAGGTCAATGCTTGGATCGGCGACGCCGCCGGTTACCTGGTGCGGACCTACCGCTCCGACATCGCCGGCGTGATCACCGATACCGTGGCCCGCTGGGATGCCGAGGAAACGTCGCAGAAGATCGAACTCCAGGTGGGCAAGGACCTGCAGTTCATCCGGATCAACGGCACCGTGGTGGGCTCGCTGGCCGGGCTGGTCATCTTCAGCGCGGCGCACCTGGTCTTCGGCTGACCTGGCCCTTCTAGGCAACGCGGGGTCACTTAACGCCCGATAAACGGCCCCGCATGGGCAATAAGTGACCCCGCGTTGCAGTAGGCGGGGCTACGCGAAGGACTCCAGCTGCACGCCGGCCGCTTCGAGCCCGGCGCGAACACCGGCGGCCATTTCCACGGCCCCGGGGGCGTCGCCATGGATGCACAGGGAGTCGGGCCGGACCTGAACCACCGTTCCGTCCACGGCCACCACTTCGCCCTTCGTCGCCAGGCGCACGGCCCGCTCAACGATCGAGTCGACGTCGTGCAGGACAGCCCCAGCCTGGGAGCGCGGCACCAACGTCCCGTCCGCCTGGTAGGCGCGGTCCACAAAAGCCTCAACAAACACCGGGTGGCCGGCTTCCTTGGCCTGGATCAGCAGCTGTGAGCCCGGCAGGCCGAGGATCGGCAGGCCGGGGTCGTAGGCCTGGATGGCGGCAACTACGGCGGACGCCTGCTCGGCGTCGTGGACCAGGCGGTTGTACAGGGCGCCATGGGGTTTGACGTAGTCAACGGAGGCCCCGACGGCGTGCGCCACGCCGTCGAGCGCGCCCAGCTGGTACAGGACATCGCCGAACAGCTCATCGAACGACATGTCCAGTGACCGGCGGCCGAAGCCGGCCAGGTCCCGGTACCCCACGTGCGCACCAACGGTGACGTCGAGCTCGAAGGCGGCGCGGCAGCTGTCCAGCATGGTGACCGGATCCCCCGCGTGGAAGCCGCAGGCGACGTTCGCGCTGGTCACCAGCCGGAACATGGCGGCGTCGTCCCCCATGTTCCACGAGCCGAACGATTCGCCGAGGTCAGCGTTAAGATCCAAGGTTGTTGCCTTCCAGAGTAAGTTTTTCCGGTTCCGCCGCCACGGCCTTGAGCTCCCCCGGGATGGTGTCCGGCATGGGGCCAAAGGCTTCCTTGGCGTTCGCCACCACGGCGCGGCCCATTATGAGGTTACCGGCACCGCCCACCACCGCGCCGATACCGAACGGAAGCGCCCGGCCAAGCAGCGCCGTGCCTTGTCGTTTGAGCAAGTTTTTGAGGAAGGCCTTCTGGATCTTGTTCCGAATGGCGCCGAAGCCCGATGGCATGGACTTGGTCAGCACGTTGCCCCATGCCTGGGTGGCGCTCGCTCCCTTGCCCATGGCCTGGCCGCTCAGCGTTCCCAGCAGTGAAGTCCCCTCCTCGCCCAGCATGATGGCCATGACCATGGTGCTGGCCTTTTCCGGGTTGGTCAGCCGGATGCCATGAAGTTCCGCCAGCGACGTGGCAAAAAGTGCCGTGGCCTCGAGGAAGCCAACGGTAGCCACGGCGGAGAGGCCCAGGGAGGCCACAGTTCCGACGCCGGGCACAACGGCGGTTGCCCCGACGATGGCACCGCCGCCGGTCACCGCCCGCAGGTAGTCGCGTTCCAGGATCTCCGCGAGCCTGGCGGCGCTGGCGCGCGGGTGTTTGCGTTGCAGCCGCCGGACGTAGGCGAGCACCAGCGGCCGCTGGATTTCGACTGCCCGGAGGAGCATGTTGTGGACTCCGGGTTTCGGCTTGCCGTCGGCGTCGAACACCGCGTTGTGGGCGGTCTCCTGAGCGATGCGTACTGCGGGATTGCTGCGCTTGGCCATGGTCACCTCTGCTTCTGTGCTGCTTGTCTCCGCCGGCAGTTTTGGCTGCGGCCCTGCCTTAACACTAAGGGTGCTTAAGAATAAGCGGTCCCGGCGCCCACCGGACCACGTCGTTGAGTTCCGCCAAAAACCAGCCCCGCCTAGACTTGCCCTATGCCCACACTCCAAGCCCTGCGGCCCTTTGCGCACCGCGAGTACCGGGTCCTCATAGCGGCGCTGGCCATCTCCATTTTCGGATCCGGAATGTGGGCTGTCGCCATGGTCTACCAGGTGATCCACCTCGGCGGCGGCCCGCTGGAACTGTCCCTGGTGGCCACTGCCGGCAGCATCGGCCTGGTGGCCTTCGTCCTCGCGGGCGGGATCGCCGCTGACCGCGTGCCGCAGCGGCTCCTGATCATTGCCGTTGAAGGCGCCAACCTCGCCGTTATCGCGGCGATCAGCGGGCTGGCCATGGCAGGATGGCTGCAGCTGTGGCATCTCGCCGTGGGCAGCTTTGTGCTGGGCGTGGGCGCCGCGTTCTTCTTCCCTGCCTACTCCGCGATCCTGCCGCGCATCCTGCCGCCCGAGGACCTGCTGGCCGCGAATGGCATGGAGGGGACCATGCGGCCCATCCTCCAGCAGGCGGCCGGACCCGCCGTCGCGGGCGTGGTGGTGGCGGCGCTCTCGCCGTCGCACGCCGTGACCGGAGTGGCCACCTGCCATCTGCTGGCGTTCATCGTCCTGAACTTCCTGGGGCGCCATGCCCTGGACGCGCCCCACAACGGGGCCGACGGCGGGGCTCACGGCAGGAGCGCCGCGGCCAAGGCGCACGCCGGGGCAGACGCCGGGGCAACGCGCCACGCGAAAACGTCCTTCTTCCACGACCTCCGCGAGGGCATCAGCTACACCATCCGCACACCGTGGCTGCTGTGGACCTTGCTGTGGGCCTGCGTTTCCGTGCTCTTCCTGATCGGCCCCATCGAAGTGCTGATGCCGTTTGTGGTCCGCGACCAGCTCGGCGGCGACTCGAGGATGTTCGGCTTCCTGCTGGCCGTGATGGGCGTGGGCGGGGCCGTCGGCTCCCTGGTGACCGCATCCCTGAAACTGCCGCGCCGCTACCTCACGGTCATGATGGTGTCCTGGGGTGCGGGCAGCCTGCCGCTCGCCGCCGTCGGCATTCTGGACAGCTTCTGGACCGTGGCCGCCGCAATGTTCGTCTGGGGCGCCACCGGCAGCGTGGGCATGGTCATCTGGGGCACCCTGCTGCAGCGACGGGTGCCCAGCCACCTGCTGGGACGCGTCTCCAGCCTGGACTTCTTTGTGTCCCTCGCGCTGATGCCCATCTCCATGGCACTTGCCGGACCGGCAGCCGCGGTCTTCCCCATCTGGGCAATTTTCCTTGCCGCCGGCGTCGTCTGCCCGGTCCTGGCGGTGATCGCCATGATCGCCGCCCGGATGCCCGCCGACGAACTGGCCCACCCGCTGGACAGGCAAGTTGAAGTGGAACGCACGACGGCGGCAGGAGACTGACGCGCCCCGTCACCTGAGGCGCGTAATCACCTCAGGCGCGCAGTCACCTCAGGCGCGAAACCCCACAATGGGGAGGCTCGCCGTCGGGGGCCCGCTGGGGAAGACAGTACGCTCCGGAACCTCAAAGGGATCCAGGGCAACCCGGACCGCTTCTTCACCAATGCTGTGCACCTGGCCGCGGACATCGACGTCCAGGGGTCCGCCGCTGCGGACGCTGAGCGTGAGTGCCCCGGCGTCGAGCTCCA
It encodes:
- a CDS encoding PIG-L family deacetylase, which encodes MVTFSHTDQGTDEARWAASGLAAMAELPLGQHELAAMRFVVLAAHPDDETLGAGGLLALLHSLGADVEVLLCTAGEGSHPDSATTTPEQLAAVRLEEFAAAMGVLGLAGRWRFLGLPDRGLQELTPEIAARLREAIGRLPGPPQQLAIVAPYRDDGHADHNALGAVAADVAGEGGHALLEYPIWYWLWASPEDPAWRSWARVPLGADQQAAKRSAMDSHTSQIRPLSGLAGDEVLLGEGLLQHFRRAFETFAWTPPAVHAVQALPHTSADAQRIFDAVHSKSEDPWEYTTSWYERRKRALTLASLPQENYLSGLEIGCSIGTLTAELATRCTRLLAVDASSTALELAARRLAPFAGVSTRQLTLPGDWPGGSFDLVVVSEVGYYLSAAEFDLLLQRIQESMAPGGTLLLCHWRHPVSGWELDGDSVHALARNRLRWPTGGLYQERDFVLETLVAPGDAGDPGPPVS
- a CDS encoding Dps family protein, translating into MKASPTLASNLQMVLTDLIELHLQAKQAHWNIVGTNFRDLHLQLDEIIASVRLFADQTAERMRALHALPDGRSHTVAADTRLAELTGGLISTKDAVKLITARLERTVLTMRDVHDEVDEDDPTSADLLHAGIERLEQLAWMVNAETMTPSAAVTEPAAK
- a CDS encoding O-methyltransferase, producing the protein MFEHKTQPGWVAVEDFLTTTVVHPDTALVQAVRSAVDAGMPPIEVTPNAGKLLKLLVQLSGARRVLEIGTLAGFSTIWMAQGLPDGGRLVTCEYLAKHADIARANVEAAGLADKVEVRVGAALDTLAALQSEGQEPFDFVFIDADKENDAAYLEWAVRLGRPGTVVVLDNAVWEGAVLDPSIDQVNAPGIISALELMGQHPQLDGTVIQTVGSKGWDGFALARVR
- a CDS encoding thiamine-binding protein, producing MLLAFSVAPSGTPAGGSRPTDASVHDAVAAAVRIVRESGLPNQTDSMFTTIEGEWDDVFDVVKRATEAVGKFGSRVSLVIKADIRPGYEGELSAKVDRLEGALSDGS
- a CDS encoding TetR/AcrR family transcriptional regulator, yielding MSIAVVRKPLRADAARNVDKIILAARQCFREHGPEVPLQTIALTAGVGPATLFRNFADKEELVLAALNRQLRESVDPVMADALADIDATAGLLRVLEAIMAAASADANLLGAVAGRRELLTGITGSLMDSMSVLLGRGQGQGTLRADISMTDMFRLLAMLIGVVDTMEPGSDAWRRPLALIEDAIRTERPHRPLPAHVPLPAPQLQGPQFT
- a CDS encoding AzlD domain-containing protein, producing the protein MNLWFWLLLACVLAYAWKLVGYFVPAKLLKDPRMSRIAGTLTIGLLASLTIVNTVASGQTLAADARLGALAAAAVALAFRAPFLLVVVVGAGAAALLRLIGWN
- a CDS encoding AzlC family ABC transporter permease, whose protein sequence is MGLEPAEPGTTAVKLLASPAVRVGISISIATGLYGVSFGALSVTSGLDFWQTMALSLLLFSGGSQFAFIGVVAGGGSGIAAMSAATLLGMRNGIYGMQLNALLHPTGWRKYVAAQVTIDESTATSSGQTDPDEQRRGFWTAGIGIYVLWNLFTAVGALAGSGLGDPKQWGLDGAAVAAFLALLWPRLKGREPAAIAVVCALATVVAVPFVPAGVPILIAAVVAALIGWFSHGRSDEGLEPDVDPYDEHHGRRDKNRDAHLDNQRDSHGDGHGQTGQAGA
- a CDS encoding DoxX family protein, encoding MPFRWSARATQTVSAAAMSALLMTSAMKHFREPRFFEQVVPDYLCRETPGAGGESPEGREVPAPDGGRRPLAVMSREEWIAVSGLLEAGAAVGLLIPVTRRATATAVTGMFTVFLAGHVDALRRAYGSAGSPTQRKVHTVRFPLQLPLILWAWSLRNPGRRR
- a CDS encoding glycerophosphodiester phosphodiesterase yields the protein MTFEEPEPERPLVFAHRGASAAFAEHTRAAYLQAIADGADGVECDVHLTRDQHAVLLHDANLDRTSDGTGPVADRTLAELRLLDFSSWKGARIPEEYGAKSEQFLTLPQLLDILRGAGRPIGLAIELKHPSPYQLKLEDRVLDVLRGEGWDAGTSSVDNIQVTFMSFSPDSVKHLLRSVPAEFLCQLVDDIDVDELRDELSLGPLAGGAIANLMKAAQLEGERILDECDVGLAGPGIMYVREHARTVQRWLESGRRFRVWTVDSERDVALCQGLGIHEITTNKPARVLAQLQSSGQQVQLPS